From Nicotiana tabacum cultivar K326 chromosome 22, ASM71507v2, whole genome shotgun sequence, one genomic window encodes:
- the LOC107781651 gene encoding small ribosomal subunit protein RACK1-like — protein MSESLVLRGTMRAHTDWVTAIATPIDNSDMIVTSSRDKSIIVWSLTKDGPQYGVPRRRLTGHGHFVQDVVLSSDGMFALSGSWDGELRLWDLQAGTTARRFVGHTKDVLSVAFSVDNRQIVSASRDKTIKLWNTLGECKYTITDGDSHSDWVSCVRFSPNNLQPTIVSGSWDRTVKIWNLTNCKLRSTLAGHSGYVNTVAVSPDGSLCASGGKDGVILLWDLAEGKKLYSLDAGSIIHTLCFSPNRYWLCAATESSIKIWDLESKSIVVDLRVDLKQESEMSAEGTAAAKNKIIYCTCLSWSADGSTLFGGYTDGLIRVWGIGRY, from the exons ATGTCGGAATCACTAGTCCTCCGCGGCACAATGAGGGCCCACACTGACTGGGTCACCGCCATCGCCACCCCAATTGACAACTCCGACATGATCGTCACATCTTCTCGTGACAAATCCATCATCGTTTGGTCACTAACAAAAGACGGCCCACAATACGGTGTCCCCCGCCGCCGCCTCACTGGCCACGGCCATTTCGTCCAAGACGTCGTCCTTTCATCTGACGGCATGTTTGCACTCTCCGGTTCATGGGACGGTGAGCTCCGTTTATGGGATCTTCAAGCTGGTACAACCGCTCGTCGTTTCGTAGGTCACACTAAGGATGTTTTGTCCGTTGCATTTTCCGTCGATAACCGTCAAATCGTGTCAGCCTCACGTGACAAAACCATCAAGCTTTGGAACACCCTCGGTGAGTGTAAGTACACAATAACGGATGGGGACTCACATTCCGATTGGGTTTCATGTGTCCGTTTTAGCCCAAACAATCTTCAACCAACTATCGTTTCTGGGTCGTGGGACCGGACTGTGAAAATCTGGAATTTGACGAACTGTAAGCTAAGGTCTACTCTAGCTGGACACAGTGGTTATGTGAACACCGTGGCGGTTTCTCCTGATGGTTCATTGTGTGCTAGTGGAGGAAAGGACGGAGTTATTTTGCTTTGGGATTTGGCTGAGGGAAAGAAACTGTATTCGCTTGATGCTGGGTCTATCATTCATACTTTATGTTTTAGTCCGAATAGGTATTGGCTTTGTGCTGCTACGGAATCAAGTATTAAGATTTGGGATTTGGAGAGTAAAAGCATTGTGGTGGATCTTAGAGTTGATCTGAAACAAGAGAGTGAAATGTCTGCTGAGGGAACTGCTGCTGCCAAAAACAAG ATCATATACTGCACCTGTTTGAGCTGGAGTGCTGATGGAAGTACACTTTTCGGTGGATACACAGATGGTTTGATTAGAGTATGGGGAATTGGGCGTTATTAG